A region of Streptomyces sp. TG1A-60 DNA encodes the following proteins:
- the cas6e gene encoding type I-E CRISPR-associated protein Cas6/Cse3/CasE translates to MYLTRAYINPRRQGAIKLIGNPRALHALIMGCFPDQPPTPPGQTPPRILWRLDSDDTRRPTLWTVSPTRPDFTQLIEDAGWPAAETPQWETKTYTPLLNHIQKGQRYAFRLTASPTHRTASPGPNQRGRRLPHTTTHNQLRWLTERAERNGFTIPLAGNSDDLGPDGAIPLQLQLQHRGKNTFDKLDHQDKRIRVALTTATYEGALHVTDPDALRALLTTGIGQGRAYGCGLLTLARLPEPTQRNGKAIR, encoded by the coding sequence ATGTACCTCACCCGCGCCTACATCAACCCCCGCCGCCAAGGCGCCATCAAACTCATCGGCAACCCACGAGCCCTCCACGCCCTCATCATGGGCTGCTTCCCCGACCAACCCCCCACCCCACCAGGCCAAACACCACCCCGAATCCTCTGGCGCCTCGACAGCGACGACACCCGCCGCCCCACCCTGTGGACCGTCTCGCCCACCCGCCCCGACTTCACCCAGCTCATCGAAGACGCCGGATGGCCCGCCGCCGAAACACCCCAATGGGAAACAAAGACCTACACCCCACTCCTCAACCACATCCAAAAAGGCCAGCGCTACGCCTTCCGCCTCACCGCATCCCCCACACACCGCACCGCCTCCCCCGGCCCCAACCAACGCGGGCGCCGCCTCCCCCACACCACCACACACAACCAACTGCGCTGGCTCACCGAACGCGCAGAACGAAACGGCTTCACCATCCCCCTGGCCGGCAACTCCGACGACCTCGGACCCGACGGCGCAATCCCCCTGCAACTCCAACTACAACACCGCGGCAAGAACACCTTCGACAAACTCGACCACCAGGACAAACGCATCCGCGTCGCCCTCACCACAGCCACCTACGAAGGAGCCCTCCACGTCACCGACCCCGACGCCCTCCGCGCCCTCCTCACCACCGGCATCGGCCAAGGCCGCGCCTACGGCTGCGGCCTCCTCACTCTCGCCCGCCTTCCAGAACCCACGCAAAGAAACGGCAAAGCCATCCGGTAA
- the cas5e gene encoding type I-E CRISPR-associated protein Cas5/CasD, with protein MSVLILRLAGPLQSWGIESRHTIRATLPYPSKSGVIGLLAAACGIPRDCSASQTTGLTLADLAPLRLAARADQPGELLVDYHTVSGASHAPTDPVQQRLPKADNGRLQVKESTKITRRHYLSDAVFTAYLEGDAETLATAARALQRPRFPPFLGRRSCPPSKPLLIGLQHQTCLDDALRATPWQASDRTIARHHARGQSSISLDTVIEDPAGTDVLPDQPLPPTTPFRRRYTERPIRHGHITLPLSTHKAAHDPFDLLG; from the coding sequence ATGAGCGTCCTGATCCTGCGGCTCGCCGGCCCCCTGCAGTCCTGGGGCATCGAAAGCCGGCACACCATCCGAGCCACCCTCCCCTACCCCAGCAAGTCGGGCGTCATCGGGCTCCTGGCAGCCGCCTGCGGCATCCCCAGAGACTGCAGTGCCTCGCAAACCACCGGCCTCACCCTCGCCGACCTCGCCCCCCTCCGCCTCGCAGCACGCGCGGACCAGCCCGGCGAACTCCTCGTGGACTACCACACCGTCAGCGGCGCCTCCCACGCCCCCACCGACCCCGTCCAGCAACGCCTGCCCAAAGCCGACAACGGCCGACTGCAGGTCAAGGAATCCACCAAGATCACCCGACGCCACTACCTGAGCGACGCCGTCTTCACCGCCTACCTCGAAGGCGACGCGGAGACACTCGCCACTGCGGCACGCGCCCTCCAACGGCCCCGGTTCCCTCCCTTCCTCGGCCGCCGCTCCTGCCCGCCCAGCAAACCCCTACTCATCGGGCTCCAACACCAGACCTGCCTCGACGACGCACTGCGCGCCACACCTTGGCAGGCCAGCGACCGGACGATCGCCCGCCACCACGCCCGAGGACAGTCCAGCATCAGCCTGGACACCGTCATCGAAGATCCAGCAGGGACCGACGTCCTGCCCGACCAGCCGCTCCCGCCGACCACTCCCTTCCGGCGCCGGTACACCGAACGCCCCATCAGACACGGGCACATCACCCTGCCCCTGTCGACCCACAAAGCTGCCCACGACCCCTTCGACCTGCTCGGCTGA
- the casB gene encoding type I-E CRISPR-associated protein Cse2/CasB: MTTTSNKKPSTEPPAWHKRLVTQLRAIDRDPGLAAACRRGRNREPLDELDMHQPISYVLEGNENTPLAEYVPSWQRDEVIAAVHHTLALYACHAQSKSTSVHRDGISLGAAIRSLQNAMPSKDGASRRFRAAQGADSTTELTSHVRFLVSLMRTYNVTLDYVALADALAAWHSPARRQGLKRIWGMDFHRTPHKPTDATTEPIKE; encoded by the coding sequence ATGACCACGACCAGCAACAAGAAGCCCTCCACCGAGCCACCTGCATGGCACAAACGCCTCGTCACCCAGCTCCGGGCCATCGACCGGGACCCGGGACTTGCCGCCGCCTGCCGCCGAGGACGCAACAGGGAGCCCCTCGACGAACTGGACATGCACCAGCCCATCTCCTACGTACTGGAGGGCAACGAAAACACACCGCTCGCCGAGTACGTGCCCTCATGGCAGCGCGACGAGGTCATCGCAGCCGTTCACCACACCCTCGCCCTGTACGCGTGCCACGCGCAGTCCAAGTCCACCTCGGTGCACCGAGACGGCATCTCCCTGGGGGCAGCCATCCGCAGCCTGCAGAACGCAATGCCGTCGAAGGACGGCGCGTCCAGGCGCTTTCGCGCTGCCCAAGGCGCCGACTCGACGACCGAGCTGACCAGCCACGTGCGCTTCCTCGTCTCGCTCATGCGCACCTACAACGTGACTCTCGACTACGTCGCGCTGGCCGACGCCCTCGCAGCCTGGCACTCCCCCGCCCGGCGACAGGGCCTCAAGCGCATCTGGGGCATGGACTTCCACCGCACCCCTCACAAGCCCACCGACGCAACCACCGAACCGATCAAGGAGTAG
- the cas7e gene encoding type I-E CRISPR-associated protein Cas7/Cse4/CasC gives MAFLDLHILQNVPPSNINRDQDGSPKTAVFGGVRRARVSSQAWKRAARTAFEADGALAGEDAVRTRQLPQMIADELTQKTPALAGKADAIGMAAAFAMFKVAAKKPSAKKDSTGAPAEDRPVTEYLLFLGRTQISTVVDALATEVDALATASTDKKIADIVGSLGLKEMGVTAHPGAVALFGRMVANSPDTGVDAGCQVAHAISTHEAITEFDYFTAVDDMQKEDNKGAGMIGSLEFNSATLYRYATLDLRTLHANLDNDHDSTVKSALGFVRAFTSSMPTGKANTFAHHTRPEAIVLSLREDRPVSHVDAFERPIARSSDGYLTASVEALFTHIHDADEQWGDAPAWSAAVYPSALRNTSPNLPAPTTWKTALDEAQKAITAALPKAPTT, from the coding sequence ATGGCCTTCCTCGACCTCCACATCCTTCAGAACGTACCGCCCTCCAACATCAACCGGGACCAGGACGGCAGCCCCAAGACTGCCGTCTTCGGCGGAGTCAGGCGCGCACGCGTCTCCTCCCAGGCGTGGAAGCGTGCCGCCCGCACCGCGTTCGAGGCAGACGGAGCCCTGGCCGGGGAGGACGCCGTCCGTACCAGGCAACTCCCCCAGATGATCGCGGACGAACTCACACAGAAGACACCGGCCCTCGCCGGCAAGGCGGATGCCATCGGCATGGCAGCGGCGTTCGCGATGTTCAAGGTCGCCGCGAAAAAGCCCTCTGCGAAGAAGGATTCCACCGGCGCACCGGCCGAAGACCGGCCCGTCACCGAATACCTCCTCTTCCTCGGCCGCACCCAGATCAGCACCGTCGTCGACGCCCTGGCCACCGAGGTCGACGCCCTCGCCACCGCGAGCACCGACAAGAAGATCGCGGACATCGTGGGATCGCTGGGTCTGAAAGAGATGGGTGTGACGGCTCACCCCGGCGCAGTGGCGCTCTTCGGCCGGATGGTCGCCAACTCGCCGGACACCGGAGTGGACGCCGGCTGCCAGGTCGCGCACGCCATCTCCACCCACGAAGCGATCACCGAGTTCGACTACTTCACCGCCGTCGACGACATGCAGAAGGAGGACAACAAAGGCGCCGGCATGATCGGGTCCCTGGAGTTCAACTCCGCGACCCTCTACCGCTACGCCACCCTCGACCTGCGCACCCTGCACGCCAACCTCGACAACGACCACGACAGCACCGTGAAGTCCGCCCTCGGCTTCGTACGCGCCTTCACCTCAAGCATGCCCACCGGCAAGGCCAACACCTTCGCCCACCACACCCGCCCCGAAGCCATCGTCCTCAGCCTCCGCGAAGACCGCCCCGTCAGCCACGTCGACGCCTTCGAACGCCCCATCGCCCGCAGCTCCGACGGCTACCTCACCGCATCCGTCGAGGCCCTGTTCACGCACATCCACGACGCAGACGAACAGTGGGGCGACGCCCCGGCCTGGTCCGCCGCCGTCTACCCCTCCGCGCTGCGCAACACCAGCCCTAATCTGCCTGCGCCCACGACGTGGAAGACCGCCCTCGACGAGGCTCAGAAGGCGATCACCGCGGCACTGCCCAAGGCTCCGACGACATGA